A window of Lentibacillus sp. Marseille-P4043 contains these coding sequences:
- a CDS encoding glycine betaine ABC transporter substrate-binding protein: MLKKLLGITTALILLIGLTACGGNTDTDDASASIGEKLDYTIVGIDPGAGLMEMTINTVLPEYGLDDKWEVQESSGAAMTAELGSAIENEEPIIVTGWIPHWKFFKYDLKMLDDPKGAFGGKEDINTLVRKGLKEDLPGAYTFFDQFNWDPDHLQEVMLKIENGMEEQEAAKEWVENNEELVNSWIEGAEPGNGAKVKVPYVAWADVIASSNVVKYVLDNKLDYNVELIQVEPGPMFASVADGSADAMVGAWLPSTHTAYYEKYKGDFEDLGVNLTGTRNGLVVPAYMDIDSIEDLME, translated from the coding sequence ATGTTAAAAAAACTTTTAGGAATTACAACAGCTTTAATTTTATTAATAGGCTTAACAGCATGTGGAGGAAATACGGACACAGATGATGCTAGTGCGTCTATTGGTGAAAAGCTTGATTATACGATTGTAGGAATTGATCCAGGAGCTGGGCTTATGGAGATGACAATCAATACAGTACTACCAGAATATGGTCTCGATGACAAATGGGAAGTTCAAGAAAGCTCTGGTGCCGCAATGACAGCGGAATTAGGAAGTGCAATTGAAAATGAAGAGCCAATCATCGTAACTGGTTGGATTCCACACTGGAAGTTTTTTAAGTATGATTTAAAGATGCTGGACGATCCAAAAGGTGCTTTTGGCGGGAAAGAGGATATAAACACACTCGTACGGAAAGGTTTAAAGGAGGATTTGCCTGGCGCATATACGTTCTTTGACCAATTCAATTGGGATCCGGATCACCTGCAAGAGGTAATGCTGAAAATTGAAAATGGTATGGAAGAACAAGAAGCAGCAAAAGAATGGGTTGAAAATAACGAGGAATTGGTTAATTCTTGGATTGAAGGAGCAGAGCCTGGCAATGGAGCAAAAGTGAAGGTGCCGTATGTTGCCTGGGCTGATGTAATTGCCAGTTCAAATGTTGTAAAATACGTATTGGATAATAAATTAGATTATAACGTGGAATTAATTCAAGTAGAACCAGGTCCAATGTTTGCCAGTGTTGCTGATGGAAGTGCAGATGCTATGGTAGGTGCGTGGTTGCCATCCACACATACCGCTTACTATGAAAAGTATAAAGGAGATTTTGAAGATTTAGGAGTTAACCTGACTGGTACACGGAATGGTCTTGTTGTTCCTGCTTACATGGATATTGATTCCATTGAAGACTTAATGGAGTAG
- the nagZ gene encoding beta-N-acetylhexosaminidase: MIKRKRITIITIIAIVALGASFFFISLLGDDTNDKQADQQSKKPLPDNENKDDVELEPSLDNIFDSAKQGKVMDSHIVVGDTTADDVQEAWGEPDEKSETDVGLFLNYPSRDIDVGITDDIVSDMRSSQEIFTSVDLDTLKSYEKPDDTRYYQDEDYDQIILVYELSGGYDLKWVFPKPASDSDNPKVDHISLSKEISKGVENEEESNDSGDKEVDGMSLDEKIGQMIFSGVNGTEMTAETRKVIERYHVGGIILFGNNIESITQTVNFLNDMKAVNADNNPTPLLLGVDEEGGSVTRMPDGVKSLPTSRSIGELNDPEVAFNVGSILGEQMQALGFNLDFAPVLDINSNADNPVIGDRSFGDNPDIVTGLGIQTMKGIQNEGIISVMKHFPGHGDTGVDSHLELPKVDKSYAKLSKLELIPFKKAISNGADVSMIAHILLPKIDKNYPASMSKGVITGILREKYDFDGVVITDDLTMGAITDHYNVADAAIQTVKAGGDLLLVAHDPDLIATVFDELKAAVESGEISEDRIDKSVERITDLKAKYQLSDEKTPVPNFQSINERVEAIIQKVS, translated from the coding sequence ATGATCAAACGTAAGCGTATCACAATTATAACCATCATTGCTATCGTCGCTCTTGGAGCATCTTTCTTTTTCATCAGTTTGTTGGGCGACGATACAAATGATAAACAGGCAGACCAGCAATCAAAGAAACCATTACCAGATAATGAAAATAAAGATGACGTGGAGTTAGAACCATCTCTAGACAACATATTCGATTCAGCCAAGCAAGGAAAAGTCATGGACAGTCATATCGTTGTTGGTGATACGACTGCCGATGATGTGCAGGAAGCTTGGGGGGAACCGGATGAGAAGAGTGAAACAGATGTTGGTCTTTTTTTGAACTATCCATCACGTGACATCGATGTCGGTATTACAGATGATATTGTGTCCGATATGCGTTCATCGCAGGAAATATTTACGTCGGTCGATTTAGATACGCTTAAATCATATGAAAAACCCGATGATACGCGTTACTACCAAGACGAAGATTATGATCAAATCATCCTTGTCTATGAACTTTCTGGCGGCTATGACTTGAAATGGGTTTTTCCGAAACCTGCCAGTGATTCAGATAACCCTAAGGTCGATCATATATCGCTATCGAAGGAAATAAGCAAAGGTGTTGAAAATGAAGAGGAAAGCAATGATTCTGGTGATAAAGAAGTCGACGGGATGAGCCTTGATGAAAAAATCGGGCAAATGATTTTCAGCGGGGTTAATGGTACGGAAATGACTGCCGAAACTAGAAAAGTCATCGAAAGGTATCATGTTGGAGGTATTATTTTATTTGGTAATAACATCGAAAGTATAACCCAAACGGTGAACTTTTTAAATGATATGAAAGCTGTGAATGCTGACAACAACCCTACCCCGTTATTGCTGGGGGTTGATGAAGAAGGCGGCAGTGTGACACGAATGCCTGATGGGGTGAAAAGCTTGCCCACGAGCCGTTCGATAGGGGAACTGAACGATCCTGAGGTGGCTTTCAATGTTGGTAGCATTCTCGGTGAGCAGATGCAAGCACTCGGTTTCAATTTGGACTTCGCACCTGTCCTTGATATTAACAGCAATGCAGATAATCCTGTTATCGGCGATCGTTCGTTTGGTGACAACCCGGATATTGTCACTGGGCTGGGTATTCAGACGATGAAAGGGATCCAAAATGAAGGAATTATTTCTGTCATGAAACATTTTCCTGGGCACGGGGATACCGGGGTAGATTCCCACTTGGAGCTTCCAAAGGTCGATAAAAGTTATGCGAAGCTGTCCAAACTGGAGCTTATACCATTCAAGAAGGCCATTTCAAATGGTGCCGATGTCAGTATGATTGCACATATTCTGTTGCCAAAAATAGATAAAAATTATCCTGCATCTATGTCCAAAGGGGTGATCACAGGTATTTTGCGAGAGAAATATGATTTTGATGGTGTCGTCATTACCGATGACTTGACGATGGGGGCGATCACGGATCATTATAATGTTGCCGATGCGGCGATCCAGACAGTAAAAGCGGGCGGAGATCTATTGCTCGTTGCACATGATCCCGATTTGATTGCTACTGTATTTGATGAATTGAAAGCGGCTGTTGAGAGTGGAGAAATAAGCGAAGACAGGATTGATAAGAGTGTGGAACGCATCACGGATTTAAAAGCAAAATACCAACTGTCAGATGAAAAGACGCCAGTACCTAATTTCCAATCGATCAATGAGAGAGTGGAAGCAATTATACAGAAAGTGTCTTGA
- a CDS encoding Rpn family recombination-promoting nuclease/putative transposase, protein MEDRNEYTKRKQEINRSKLLKRIPLEQLMDLKVDYAFKQLFGNEKNKDITVVFLNAILQKTGRNQIKDISFMNTEFSGEYVDDKQSRLDLLVVTTADEKINVEIQFTNKYDMIKRSIYYWSKAYLSSQKKGMGYTELRPVISINILNFDLFSQTERFHTSYHLYEDEDQFKLTNVMEFHFIEMSKLIKDWKDDKLDPWNDALVRWLLLLGMVDSRNGKIYDDIYKELEEMALKDESLREAFHNWEGLSMEQEQRLVYESRLKQIMDEEAAQREAELRVQHAEQKAEQKAKEAEQKAEQKAEQKAKEAEQKTKETIAHRLLEKGLEIELVSDSTGLLKNKVIDIQRGMQK, encoded by the coding sequence CTAGAACAACTAATGGATTTAAAAGTTGATTACGCCTTCAAACAACTATTTGGAAATGAAAAGAATAAGGATATTACTGTTGTATTTTTGAATGCAATTTTGCAGAAAACAGGTAGGAATCAAATCAAGGATATCTCATTTATGAATACGGAATTCAGCGGGGAATATGTTGATGATAAACAGTCAAGACTGGATCTGCTAGTTGTTACAACTGCCGATGAAAAGATCAATGTAGAAATCCAATTTACAAATAAATATGATATGATTAAACGTTCCATCTATTACTGGTCCAAGGCATATTTAAGCTCACAGAAAAAGGGAATGGGTTATACAGAATTGCGACCGGTAATTTCAATCAATATTCTTAACTTTGATCTTTTTAGTCAAACAGAACGTTTCCATACTTCCTATCATTTATATGAAGATGAAGACCAGTTCAAACTGACGAATGTGATGGAATTTCATTTTATTGAGATGAGCAAGTTAATAAAGGATTGGAAAGATGATAAACTTGATCCATGGAATGATGCGTTGGTAAGATGGCTTTTGCTGCTTGGCATGGTCGATTCTAGAAACGGTAAAATCTATGATGATATTTATAAGGAATTGGAGGAGATGGCCTTGAAAGATGAGTCACTAAGGGAAGCCTTTCATAACTGGGAAGGGCTGAGCATGGAACAGGAACAAAGGCTTGTTTATGAATCCCGATTGAAACAAATTATGGATGAGGAAGCAGCCCAACGAGAAGCTGAATTGCGAGTACAACACGCCGAACAAAAGGCTGAGCAAAAGGCAAAGGAAGCTGAGCAAAAGGCTGAGCAAAAGGCTGAGCAAAAGGCAAAAGAAGCTGAGCAAAAGACAAAGGAAACCATTGCCCATCGACTTTTAGAAAAAGGACTGGAAATTGAATTAGTTTCTGATTCTACCGGCTTGCTCAAGAATAAAGTTATTGACATCCAGCGTGGTATGCAAAAATAA